One Prunus dulcis chromosome 8, ALMONDv2, whole genome shotgun sequence DNA window includes the following coding sequences:
- the LOC117637994 gene encoding protein NLRC3 isoform X2: MGESEIPSLVSLCIEAVKNELVRGDDLLPIIKELPRNLVDILASRLPPLALEKLQTAVPFDDRDDHDFADEGLRNGRKRGRSWNFSTAWKILVKSRWPNLGNQIEPIDWQQMYWETHLQNCLDEVAEIASLPSFDGRLGEIGISDSILKLIGFEGCMDTSTCDYSKLYHHCQQFGYYARCLRLQNVLCSAEISHLLRKSLLQSLELRWIRSKEHIDGLCKLLNQNSESLTSLEFIHCKLSSDSINAICSSLPTKNVQTHGIKNFSINTSNFLETNPVSLPLGLVSFLSSGRSLYSLKLSDNHLGRNFAKLVFGTLLNASSSLSILDLSDNNISGWLSELYWRSPSGPPTPLGIGKSFQSLRVLNLRGNNLNKDDADGLRYALVHIPNLEVLDMSDNPIEDAGIRSLIPYFVEASEKCFPFADLMLENCELSCNEVTYLIDTLSTLQRPLKSLSVADNDLGSQVAAALGKLLSTSIQILNVEGIGLGSSGFQELQDGITKELKLVKVNISKNRGGIETANFLSKLISMAPELVTVDAAYNLMPLKSLTTICSALKAAKGNIERLDLRGNIWDYQPGYASMHADIQCNGRPVLILSSSPTPDAPYDDDP; the protein is encoded by the exons ATGGGCGAAAGTGAAATTCCATCTCTGGTTTCCTTGTGCATAGAGGCAGTAAAAAACGAGCTGGTTCGCG GCGATGATCTTTTACCGATTATCAAGGAGCTTCCAAGGAACTTGGTTGATATTCTAGCTTCGAGACTGCCTCCATTGGCTTTAGAAAAGTTGCAGACCGCAGT GCCTTTTGACGATCGAGATGACCATGATTTCGCCGATGAAGGCCTTAGAAATGGTAGAAAGCGTGGAAG GAGTTGGAATTTCAGTACGGCATGGAAAATTTTAGTTAAGTCGCGGTGGCCTAATCTTGGCAATCAGATTGAACCAATTGACTGGCAACAGATGTATTGGGAAACGCATCTTCAAAA TTGCTTAGATGAAGTGGCAGAGATAGCTTCGCTTCCCTCATTTGATGGGCGCCTTGGTGAAATCGGGATTTCAG ACTCTATATTGAAATTGATAGGCTTTGAGGGTTGCATGGATACTTCAACTTGTGATTATTCCAAACTATATCACCATTGCCAACAATTTGGTTATTATGCCAG ATGCCTGAGACTTCAAAATGTTCTTTGTAGTGCAGAAATTTCT CATTTATTGAGGAAAAGCCTGTTGCAGAGCTTGGAACTAAGGTGGATCAGATCCAAGGAGCAT ATTGATGGACTATGCAAACTTCTGAACCAGAACAGTGAAAGTTTAACATCACTTGAGTTCATTCACTGCAAGCTTTCTTCAGATTCTATCAATGCAATTTGTAGTTCCCTACCCACAAAGAATGTGCAAACACATGGGATAAAAAACTTCTCAATCAACACATCAAACTTTCTTGAAACAAACCCTGTTTCCTTACCCCTCGGACTTGTGTCATTTTTGTCATCAGGAAG GTCCTTGTATTCTTTAAAACTCTCTGACAACCACCTTGGCCGCAATTTTGCAAAATTGGTTTTTGGTACTCTTCTCAATGCTTCGTCTAGTCTATCCATCCTTGACCTTTCAGATAACAAT ATATCAGGCTGGCTTTCTGAACTCTATTGGAGATCACCAAGTGGTCCCCCAACGCCTTTGGGAATTGGAAAGTCCTTCCAATCATTACGAGTGCTCAATTTAAG GGGAAATAATCTAAACAAAGATGATGCAGATGGTCTTAGATACGCACTCGTTCATATACCTAATTTGGAGGTCCTAGATATGAGTGATAATCCTATTGAGGATGCTGGAATCAG GAGTTTAATTCCATATTTTGTCGAAGCTTCCGAAAAATGCTTTCCCTTTGCTGATTTAATGTTGGAGAACTGTGAGCTTTCCTGTAATGAAGTGACTTACCTCATAGACACCCTCTCAACCCTACAGAGACCATTGAAGTCTCTATCTGTTGCTGATAATGACCTTGGCAG CCAAGTGGCAGCAGCTTTGGGAAAACTTTTGTCCACATCAATTCAAATACTCAATGTTGAAGGTATTGGATTGGGTTCATCTGGTTTTCAGGAACTACAAGATGGCATAACTAAGGAGTTGAAGCTAGTCAAGGTCAACATAAG CAAAAATCGTGGAGGAATTGAAACTGCAAACTTTTTGTCAAAGCTCATATCAATGGCTCCAGAACTCGTTACAGTCGATGCTGCATATAATCTTATGCCTTTAAAATCCTTGACCACCATATGCTCGGCCCTTAAAGCTGCTAAAG GAAATATTGAGCGTCTGGACTTGAGGGGAAATATTTGGGATTATCAACCAGGTTATGCTTCTATGCATGCCGACATACAATGTAATGGAAGGCCTGTTTTGATTCTTTCGTCGTCACCAACTCCAGATGCACCCTATGACGATGATCCGTGA
- the LOC117637994 gene encoding protein NLRC3 isoform X1 has protein sequence MGESEIPSLVSLCIEAVKNELVRGDDLLPIIKELPRNLVDILASRLPPLALEKLQTAVPFDDRDDHDFADEGLRNGRKRGRSWNFSTAWKILVKSRWPNLGNQIEPIDWQQMYWETHLQNCLDEVAEIASLPSFDGRLGEIGISDSILKLIGFEGCMDTSTCDYSKLYHHCQQFGYYARCLRLQNVLCSAEISHLLRKSLLQSLELRWIRSKEHIDGLCKLLNQNSESLTSLEFIHCKLSSDSINAICSSLPTKNVQTHGIKNFSINTSNFLETNPVSLPLGLVSFLSSGRSLYSLKLSDNHLGRNFAKLVFGTLLNASSSLSILDLSDNNISGWLSELYWRSPSGPPTPLGIGKSFQSLRVLNLRGNNLNKDDADGLRYALVHIPNLEVLDMSDNPIEDAGIRSLIPYFVEASEKCFPFADLMLENCELSCNEVTYLIDTLSTLQRPLKSLSVADNDLGSSLLCSQVAAALGKLLSTSIQILNVEGIGLGSSGFQELQDGITKELKLVKVNISKNRGGIETANFLSKLISMAPELVTVDAAYNLMPLKSLTTICSALKAAKGNIERLDLRGNIWDYQPGYASMHADIQCNGRPVLILSSSPTPDAPYDDDP, from the exons ATGGGCGAAAGTGAAATTCCATCTCTGGTTTCCTTGTGCATAGAGGCAGTAAAAAACGAGCTGGTTCGCG GCGATGATCTTTTACCGATTATCAAGGAGCTTCCAAGGAACTTGGTTGATATTCTAGCTTCGAGACTGCCTCCATTGGCTTTAGAAAAGTTGCAGACCGCAGT GCCTTTTGACGATCGAGATGACCATGATTTCGCCGATGAAGGCCTTAGAAATGGTAGAAAGCGTGGAAG GAGTTGGAATTTCAGTACGGCATGGAAAATTTTAGTTAAGTCGCGGTGGCCTAATCTTGGCAATCAGATTGAACCAATTGACTGGCAACAGATGTATTGGGAAACGCATCTTCAAAA TTGCTTAGATGAAGTGGCAGAGATAGCTTCGCTTCCCTCATTTGATGGGCGCCTTGGTGAAATCGGGATTTCAG ACTCTATATTGAAATTGATAGGCTTTGAGGGTTGCATGGATACTTCAACTTGTGATTATTCCAAACTATATCACCATTGCCAACAATTTGGTTATTATGCCAG ATGCCTGAGACTTCAAAATGTTCTTTGTAGTGCAGAAATTTCT CATTTATTGAGGAAAAGCCTGTTGCAGAGCTTGGAACTAAGGTGGATCAGATCCAAGGAGCAT ATTGATGGACTATGCAAACTTCTGAACCAGAACAGTGAAAGTTTAACATCACTTGAGTTCATTCACTGCAAGCTTTCTTCAGATTCTATCAATGCAATTTGTAGTTCCCTACCCACAAAGAATGTGCAAACACATGGGATAAAAAACTTCTCAATCAACACATCAAACTTTCTTGAAACAAACCCTGTTTCCTTACCCCTCGGACTTGTGTCATTTTTGTCATCAGGAAG GTCCTTGTATTCTTTAAAACTCTCTGACAACCACCTTGGCCGCAATTTTGCAAAATTGGTTTTTGGTACTCTTCTCAATGCTTCGTCTAGTCTATCCATCCTTGACCTTTCAGATAACAAT ATATCAGGCTGGCTTTCTGAACTCTATTGGAGATCACCAAGTGGTCCCCCAACGCCTTTGGGAATTGGAAAGTCCTTCCAATCATTACGAGTGCTCAATTTAAG GGGAAATAATCTAAACAAAGATGATGCAGATGGTCTTAGATACGCACTCGTTCATATACCTAATTTGGAGGTCCTAGATATGAGTGATAATCCTATTGAGGATGCTGGAATCAG GAGTTTAATTCCATATTTTGTCGAAGCTTCCGAAAAATGCTTTCCCTTTGCTGATTTAATGTTGGAGAACTGTGAGCTTTCCTGTAATGAAGTGACTTACCTCATAGACACCCTCTCAACCCTACAGAGACCATTGAAGTCTCTATCTGTTGCTGATAATGACCTTGGCAG TTCACTATTGTGTAGCCAAGTGGCAGCAGCTTTGGGAAAACTTTTGTCCACATCAATTCAAATACTCAATGTTGAAGGTATTGGATTGGGTTCATCTGGTTTTCAGGAACTACAAGATGGCATAACTAAGGAGTTGAAGCTAGTCAAGGTCAACATAAG CAAAAATCGTGGAGGAATTGAAACTGCAAACTTTTTGTCAAAGCTCATATCAATGGCTCCAGAACTCGTTACAGTCGATGCTGCATATAATCTTATGCCTTTAAAATCCTTGACCACCATATGCTCGGCCCTTAAAGCTGCTAAAG GAAATATTGAGCGTCTGGACTTGAGGGGAAATATTTGGGATTATCAACCAGGTTATGCTTCTATGCATGCCGACATACAATGTAATGGAAGGCCTGTTTTGATTCTTTCGTCGTCACCAACTCCAGATGCACCCTATGACGATGATCCGTGA